A single window of Gemmatimonadota bacterium DNA harbors:
- a CDS encoding glycosyltransferase family 2 protein: MSARSDIGVVITAHNYGHYLAACLESVLSQTLLPRQVLVVDDASEDNAADVVASFSDVQYCRVDFRNGNRARNFGFLKVSTSYVAFFDADNVMMPRFLEVLYGALGEVSHAAYAYGDRIVFVDDDLQQGDREVSGPFDVRRLRAGNYIDLAALIRADSFPGFDPAVRRYQDWDLWLNIALKQGGIGHYVSETLYYYRVHAQSVSQREDRDRAMWRIRRKYHLGWGALPLLRHSFKLYQLARKTKSFWTG; the protein is encoded by the coding sequence ATGAGTGCGCGATCAGACATTGGGGTAGTGATTACCGCGCACAATTACGGTCATTATCTCGCCGCGTGTTTGGAATCGGTTTTGTCACAGACGCTTTTGCCCCGTCAGGTGCTGGTGGTTGACGATGCGAGTGAAGACAATGCGGCAGATGTTGTGGCATCATTTTCCGATGTGCAGTACTGTCGCGTGGATTTTCGCAATGGCAATCGCGCTCGGAATTTTGGGTTTTTGAAGGTTTCGACTTCTTATGTCGCGTTTTTTGATGCGGACAATGTGATGATGCCGCGCTTTTTAGAGGTGCTCTACGGTGCATTGGGAGAAGTTTCCCACGCGGCTTATGCTTATGGCGATCGCATTGTGTTTGTAGATGACGATTTACAGCAGGGCGATCGCGAGGTGTCTGGTCCGTTTGACGTGCGGCGATTGCGCGCGGGAAATTATATCGATCTCGCTGCGTTGATTCGAGCTGATAGCTTTCCCGGATTCGATCCCGCTGTGCGTCGATATCAGGATTGGGATTTGTGGCTAAATATCGCGCTTAAACAGGGGGGGATTGGGCATTATGTGTCCGAGACATTATATTATTATCGGGTGCATGCTCAAAGTGTAAGCCAGCGGGAAGATCGAGATAGGGCTATGTGGCGTATCCGCAGAAAATACCATCTCGGCTGGGGCGCGCTACCCCTGCTGCGCCATTCTTTTAAGCTCTATCAACTCGCGCGGAAGACGAAGTCGTTTTGGACGGGGTGA
- a CDS encoding Gfo/Idh/MocA family oxidoreductase has product MPDRLKVAVIGASGIGQHHARWHHLSGSQVVAFVGTSEASCAKTRAQLQAYFGFDGRAYTDVAQMLAAEQPDVVDVSSPFNLHRDHAIMALESGCHVVCEKPLCWDVDRSLDDILADGRAVVHSAEQVGKSLVMSAQYPAGISVYRDFYTRVRGAWDAIDSLEMEMEVKGRGGSKAREDIWIDVASHPLSLVLGFLPGGEIDWATASCAIGERENRVGFEVVTPNGRCDVRFVLRDIDAGVPVRQFGVNGFLVNWEGFADEEGIYRARLVHGDEAVICDDFMHILIDEFGKDVRGEGGRIVVSGADALKNLQYQIALLKLADWSV; this is encoded by the coding sequence CACGCGCGATGGCACCATTTGTCGGGGTCTCAGGTGGTGGCATTTGTGGGTACTTCGGAAGCGTCGTGTGCAAAGACCCGGGCGCAATTGCAGGCGTATTTTGGATTTGATGGGCGCGCTTATACAGATGTGGCGCAGATGCTGGCGGCTGAACAGCCCGATGTGGTCGATGTTTCAAGTCCTTTTAATCTGCACAGAGACCATGCAATTATGGCTCTGGAGAGTGGGTGCCATGTGGTGTGCGAAAAGCCCCTGTGCTGGGATGTGGATAGGAGTCTGGATGATATTTTGGCAGATGGACGGGCTGTGGTGCATTCGGCGGAGCAGGTGGGTAAGTCGCTGGTGATGTCTGCACAATATCCTGCGGGGATTTCAGTTTATCGCGATTTTTACACGCGTGTGCGGGGGGCGTGGGATGCGATTGATTCACTTGAGATGGAGATGGAGGTGAAGGGGCGCGGGGGATCAAAGGCGCGGGAAGATATCTGGATTGATGTGGCTTCCCATCCATTGAGTTTGGTTCTGGGGTTTTTGCCAGGGGGGGAAATCGATTGGGCTACGGCCTCGTGTGCAATAGGCGAGCGGGAGAATCGCGTGGGTTTCGAGGTGGTTACGCCCAATGGACGGTGCGATGTGCGGTTTGTTTTGCGCGATATCGACGCGGGGGTTCCCGTGCGGCAATTTGGCGTTAATGGCTTTTTGGTGAATTGGGAGGGGTTTGCCGATGAGGAGGGTATTTATCGCGCGCGATTAGTCCACGGAGACGAGGCTGTGATTTGCGATGATTTTATGCATATTTTAATCGATGAATTTGGCAAGGATGTACGCGGCGAAGGTGGGCGGATTGTGGTTTCTGGTGCGGATGCTTTGAAGAATTTGCAGTATCAAATTGCCCTGTTAAAGCTGGCGGATTGGTCTGTATGA